The Balneolaceae bacterium genome contains a region encoding:
- a CDS encoding outer membrane beta-barrel protein translates to MKKVLITVGFLLAFISVNQTAQAQWSVGASYEIRDEDPENGFGFRIERSFLQGAPLIDLGIRAHFSYFNDENNVNRDDFTFSRQIDVYDYGLAALAGVKLGIVKPYVGLGIGNQQLKFNADVEGFDFNDSSFYWNGFGGAEFTLLPILNPFIEYRIANLTSTDQIGFDNVSRLAIGINLRF, encoded by the coding sequence ATGAAAAAAGTACTCATTACAGTTGGATTTTTATTAGCATTTATTTCTGTCAATCAAACCGCTCAGGCACAGTGGTCGGTTGGAGCATCGTATGAAATAAGAGATGAGGACCCAGAAAACGGATTCGGTTTTCGAATAGAAAGGAGCTTTCTGCAAGGGGCACCCCTTATTGATCTTGGTATTCGCGCTCACTTCAGTTATTTCAATGATGAGAATAATGTTAACCGGGATGATTTTACGTTTAGCCGCCAAATAGATGTATATGATTATGGGCTTGCTGCACTCGCTGGGGTAAAATTGGGAATCGTAAAGCCATACGTTGGTTTAGGAATTGGTAACCAGCAATTAAAATTCAATGCAGATGTTGAGGGTTTTGATTTCAATGACTCCAGTTTCTACTGGAATGGATTTGGCGGAGCTGAGTTTACCCTGTTGCCAATTTTGAATCCCTTTATTGAGTATAGAATTGCAAATCTGACAAGTACTGATCAGATAGGTTTCGACAATGTATCAAGGCTGGCTATAGGAATTAATCTGAGATTCTAA
- a CDS encoding PP2C family protein-serine/threonine phosphatase, whose product MDQSKKNKELQSKFELKTVLETSRILVESRNSEFIINNLLLILMGRLLVSRAAIFIYDSQSKSYTLKKSKGLPKLEEEKQYEVVNTEECKEQAYFKADKVASSIKELLGELEHSLFFTLRTNNNHHGVLFLGGKANKEAFQEHELEFIEGLCIISTAALVNSQLFTELTNTYRNLDRRIHELNTLFDLSKEFNLLVDREKISRIFKFALLGQLFIRTFFLIYKNQDEISLLTSSGLKKQPDPSRIEHIFKTTEDNVVEIDESFANEYPWIYENNIAALISISVQNEKVAIIGVGERANKVPYTETDFNFLKSLANLAVISIQKTYFLEERIDKERMEEELSIAKSIQQGLLPDPIPEIEGVDLAARTISSREVGGDYFDIAKTPDGNTILAIGDVTGKGVPAALLMANLQSMLHVLLPVDITLSEATERINNLIFKNTPADKFITFFWAKFLSTHKILRYVNAGHNPPLLLRKNSDSFEELSDGGLLLGAMEAMAPYKQADVQLNPNDLLISYTDGVNEAMDSNEEEFGIKRLKECILKNRNKSPNEILDAIVTDVLAFSNEKLFDDLTLLIIKAKEV is encoded by the coding sequence GTGGATCAATCCAAAAAAAACAAAGAGCTTCAATCGAAGTTTGAACTGAAAACCGTTCTTGAAACCAGCCGGATACTTGTTGAATCGCGTAACAGCGAATTCATTATCAACAACCTTCTTCTCATTCTTATGGGGCGTTTGCTTGTCTCGCGAGCAGCAATTTTTATTTACGACTCCCAATCAAAATCATACACTCTGAAAAAATCAAAAGGGTTGCCCAAACTCGAGGAGGAGAAGCAATACGAAGTTGTGAATACCGAGGAATGCAAAGAACAAGCCTATTTTAAAGCAGATAAAGTAGCCTCATCCATTAAAGAACTGCTGGGTGAATTAGAACATAGCCTGTTTTTTACTCTCCGTACGAACAACAATCATCACGGAGTTTTGTTTCTTGGAGGCAAAGCAAACAAAGAAGCATTTCAAGAACATGAACTTGAGTTTATCGAAGGACTTTGTATCATCTCAACCGCTGCACTCGTCAATTCTCAACTTTTTACCGAGCTTACAAATACGTATCGAAATCTGGACAGGCGCATTCATGAATTGAACACACTGTTCGATCTTTCGAAAGAGTTTAATTTGTTAGTGGATCGGGAAAAAATTTCACGGATTTTTAAATTCGCGCTCTTAGGGCAGCTTTTTATTCGAACGTTTTTTCTCATCTATAAAAACCAGGACGAAATAAGTTTGCTAACTTCAAGCGGACTCAAAAAACAACCGGACCCTTCACGAATTGAACATATTTTTAAAACCACAGAAGATAATGTGGTAGAAATTGATGAGAGTTTTGCGAATGAATACCCATGGATTTATGAAAATAATATTGCCGCTTTAATCAGTATCTCAGTTCAGAATGAAAAAGTGGCAATTATTGGAGTTGGTGAGCGAGCCAATAAAGTACCATATACAGAAACTGACTTTAATTTCCTGAAGTCGCTGGCAAACCTTGCAGTTATCTCAATTCAAAAAACCTATTTCCTTGAAGAACGGATTGATAAAGAGAGAATGGAAGAGGAGTTATCCATTGCAAAATCTATTCAGCAGGGACTCTTGCCAGATCCCATACCTGAAATTGAAGGAGTAGACCTGGCTGCACGTACAATCTCTTCCAGGGAGGTGGGCGGAGATTATTTTGATATTGCCAAAACTCCGGATGGAAATACTATATTGGCAATTGGCGATGTAACTGGTAAGGGGGTTCCGGCTGCTTTGTTAATGGCGAACCTGCAATCGATGTTGCATGTTTTACTTCCGGTTGATATTACACTTTCTGAGGCCACTGAACGCATCAACAATCTTATCTTCAAAAATACCCCAGCTGATAAATTTATTACTTTTTTCTGGGCTAAATTCCTGAGTACTCATAAAATTCTACGCTATGTTAATGCCGGACACAATCCTCCACTTTTGCTTCGGAAGAACTCTGATTCTTTTGAAGAGCTTTCTGATGGTGGTTTATTACTTGGAGCAATGGAAGCCATGGCACCTTACAAACAGGCGGATGTACAGCTCAATCCCAATGATCTTTTGATCTCTTATACGGATGGAGTGAATGAAGCTATGGACAGTAACGAAGAGGAGTTTGGCATCAAACGATTGAAAGAGTGCATTCTAAAAAACAGGAATAAATCGCCAAATGAGATTTTAGATGCAATTGTAACCGATGTACTGGCTTTCTCAAACGAAAAACTTTTTGATGACCTTACACTCCTAATCATTAAAGCCAAGGAAGTTTAA
- a CDS encoding transglycosylase SLT domain-containing protein, producing MMHKSPFVRKEMRRLSIISLLLFSVTLSCTNDSEKSTISSESAPITIYEPVDRDFDDIKEDGVLRMITFYSSNTYFLNQGIEVGFEYELLKEFARENDLAVEVIIVGAEENPFDLLNKGVGDVIAANYTITPERKRVAKFTRPYNIVDQMIVYSAEQPNRPQTLEELSESDIPISVRRNSSYYSRLTELKEEGYTFNINPISDGMDTEAALFQVAEGNLKATVADDNMYDASNRYMEGLYPGPTIAESDTIAWAIRSNADELESKMNRYLYKHFRFSEEKDKPRRSTFLNVLRKKYFEQSRQMAQYYNPEWQYQSMGVISPYDELIRSVADSMDLDWLMLTAMIAQESSFNPNSKSWAGAVGLMQIMPQFVDSTAYENYQDLYDPLTNIQLGADVIKDNLDHYSYIDSTEQRWAFALATYNVGPGHMADARRLTIDQNKNPNDWDSVSNSLIKLMQRRHYQKARYGFARGIEPVQYVEEIMNRYRTYQAILALTEQQQAAGFTNVLGPTFNR from the coding sequence ATGATGCATAAATCCCCGTTTGTCAGAAAAGAGATGCGAAGACTCTCTATAATTTCGTTACTTCTTTTTTCTGTGACTCTTTCTTGCACGAACGATTCCGAAAAATCCACCATTTCTTCGGAATCTGCCCCAATAACTATCTATGAACCGGTAGATCGTGACTTCGATGACATCAAAGAGGATGGTGTACTTCGAATGATTACATTCTACAGCTCAAATACATATTTCTTAAATCAGGGAATAGAGGTAGGATTTGAATACGAACTGTTAAAAGAATTTGCAAGAGAAAATGACCTTGCGGTAGAGGTGATTATTGTAGGAGCCGAGGAAAATCCATTCGATCTGTTGAACAAAGGCGTAGGAGATGTAATTGCGGCAAACTATACCATTACGCCGGAAAGGAAACGGGTAGCAAAATTTACACGGCCATATAATATTGTAGATCAGATGATTGTCTACTCTGCAGAACAACCGAACAGGCCGCAGACACTGGAAGAACTTTCCGAATCTGATATTCCAATCTCGGTTCGCAGAAACAGTTCATATTATTCTCGTTTAACAGAGCTGAAGGAGGAGGGGTATACATTTAATATTAATCCCATATCCGATGGAATGGATACAGAGGCTGCTCTTTTTCAAGTGGCTGAAGGTAATTTAAAAGCTACTGTAGCTGATGATAATATGTATGATGCATCAAACCGCTACATGGAAGGTTTATATCCCGGGCCGACTATTGCCGAATCAGATACCATTGCGTGGGCTATTCGGAGTAATGCAGATGAGTTGGAATCGAAAATGAACCGTTATTTGTATAAACACTTTCGGTTTTCAGAAGAAAAGGATAAACCTCGGCGATCCACATTCCTGAATGTGTTACGGAAGAAATATTTTGAACAAAGCAGACAGATGGCCCAGTATTACAATCCTGAATGGCAGTACCAGTCGATGGGTGTAATTTCACCTTATGATGAGTTGATCCGGTCAGTTGCAGACTCTATGGATCTGGACTGGCTGATGCTCACTGCCATGATAGCACAGGAATCGAGTTTTAATCCAAACAGCAAGAGCTGGGCAGGTGCAGTTGGGTTGATGCAAATTATGCCACAATTTGTTGATTCTACTGCATACGAAAACTACCAGGATCTATACGATCCGTTGACTAATATCCAGTTGGGCGCAGATGTAATCAAAGATAACTTAGACCACTATTCGTATATCGACAGTACAGAACAGCGTTGGGCATTTGCGCTCGCAACCTATAATGTAGGTCCCGGTCATATGGCAGATGCCCGGCGGTTAACCATCGATCAGAATAAAAATCCAAATGACTGGGATTCTGTATCCAATTCGCTGATTAAGCTGATGCAGCGACGCCATTATCAGAAAGCGAGATATGGTTTTGCAAGAGGAATTGAGCCTGTACAGTATGTGGAAGAAATTATGAACCGATATCGTACATACCAGGCAATTCTTGCATTAACTGAACAACAGCAAGCTGCTGGTTTTACAAATGTTTTAGGCCCCACATTTAACCGTTAA
- a CDS encoding DUF4293 family protein produces the protein MIQRPQTFYLIFASLLNFAVFFNSVYSKAMADPAVWIGYGTAISLTLALVIALGSVFLYKNRPLQLKIVKIGTYIQIVALGFGTGVLFSLGGFGTFLWQESIGVALITLSLAMFWLAGRGIKKDEELVKSMDRIR, from the coding sequence TTGATCCAGCGTCCACAAACTTTCTATTTGATCTTTGCCTCACTTTTGAATTTTGCTGTTTTTTTTAATTCTGTCTACAGTAAGGCTATGGCCGATCCTGCCGTTTGGATTGGTTACGGTACGGCTATTTCTTTAACACTTGCTCTTGTAATAGCTTTAGGCTCAGTTTTTTTATACAAAAACCGCCCGTTGCAATTGAAAATTGTTAAAATTGGTACTTACATACAGATTGTAGCATTAGGTTTTGGAACAGGGGTGCTATTCTCATTAGGAGGATTTGGTACGTTTTTATGGCAGGAATCCATTGGTGTTGCTTTGATTACTTTATCACTGGCAATGTTTTGGCTTGCGGGGCGAGGTATCAAAAAAGATGAAGAGTTAGTCAAGTCAATGGATCGCATACGATAA
- a CDS encoding STAS domain-containing protein, which translates to MKNFKIDHRTNSGLEVLDLYGELDAHTASQLEDSLKRLINNQKCNIIVNFSELDYIASAGLGVFMAYIEDVRDIGGDIKLTDMNDKVYNVFDLLGFPTLYDILDHEKEAVKKFLNEEG; encoded by the coding sequence ATGAAAAACTTTAAAATTGACCACCGCACGAACAGCGGCCTTGAGGTATTAGATCTTTATGGAGAGTTAGACGCTCACACCGCATCCCAGCTTGAGGATTCTCTTAAACGCCTTATAAATAACCAAAAATGTAATATCATCGTAAACTTTAGTGAGCTGGATTACATAGCCAGTGCCGGCCTGGGTGTATTTATGGCATATATTGAAGATGTACGAGACATTGGCGGCGATATAAAGCTTACAGACATGAATGACAAGGTTTACAATGTGTTCGATCTGCTCGGCTTTCCAACCCTCTACGATATCCTTGATCATGAAAAAGAGGCCGTAAAAAAATTTTTAAATGAAGAAGGATAA
- a CDS encoding DUF1080 domain-containing protein: MKIKSLKRYGFFKLTLLILVAGLFTACSSDTENQQSEATDGSMEAEEAPINTLTAEEEGQGFTLLFDGETSEGWRGYQREDFPGAWEVVDGALHIKGSGRGEAGAEDGGDILYDEVFSNFHLKFEWKVSEGGNSGVFYLGQETDEFDYIWMTAPEFQVLDNERHPDAMLGENGNRQSASLYDIYPADPQNANPAGEWNTSEIIVYDGTVVHRQNGETVVEYHLWTPKWEEDVADSKFPELNENWVDVAEEGYIGLQDHGDDVWFRNIKLRRMD, from the coding sequence ATGAAGATTAAATCACTTAAAAGGTACGGTTTCTTCAAACTGACATTACTTATCCTGGTTGCCGGACTCTTTACCGCTTGTTCTTCCGACACGGAGAATCAGCAGTCTGAAGCCACAGATGGTTCAATGGAAGCCGAAGAAGCACCTATTAATACACTCACTGCAGAAGAAGAGGGACAAGGCTTTACCTTGTTGTTTGACGGAGAAACATCCGAAGGCTGGCGTGGATACCAAAGAGAAGATTTCCCCGGAGCCTGGGAAGTTGTTGACGGTGCTCTGCACATTAAAGGATCAGGCCGGGGTGAAGCCGGTGCTGAAGATGGCGGAGATATTCTCTACGATGAAGTTTTCAGCAACTTTCATCTGAAGTTTGAATGGAAAGTTTCTGAGGGTGGTAACTCCGGTGTTTTCTACCTCGGCCAAGAAACAGATGAATTTGACTACATCTGGATGACTGCGCCCGAATTTCAGGTACTGGATAATGAACGCCATCCGGATGCCATGCTTGGTGAAAACGGAAACAGGCAGTCTGCTTCCCTCTACGATATCTATCCCGCAGACCCGCAAAACGCAAATCCTGCGGGTGAGTGGAATACAAGTGAAATTATTGTTTACGACGGTACCGTTGTTCACAGACAAAATGGTGAAACTGTCGTAGAATATCACCTCTGGACCCCTAAGTGGGAAGAAGATGTTGCTGACAGTAAATTCCCTGAACTGAATGAAAACTGGGTTGATGTAGCTGAGGAAGGTTACATCGGACTACAGGATCATGGTGATGATGTTTGGTTCAGAAATATCAAACTTCGAAGAATGGATTAA
- a CDS encoding DMT family transporter → MNTFQHSNRPTLKVLLLLFFGLISFGFAPILVRFGTDVEPLVLAALRTVFAVILLLPFWLSKGLPVKQLKKSGVHLFWLIGAGFCLGLHFTFWIASLHYTSVASASVLVTIHPVILIMAESILFKRSFRPIVWVGVFVAFGGSAFLGIADKTLAEQFPHALFGNTLAFSAAIIFVIYFLIGRKIRQHSEWIDYVFHVYFYAAITCTILSFVWIGSLPVVTGSSIIVGLALAVGPTILGHGSMNYAVKYFSPTLLSTLILSEAIFAAVAAYFIFDEMPSLLSIIAMITIICGVALTWSKRLK, encoded by the coding sequence TTGAACACCTTTCAGCACTCCAATCGGCCGACCTTAAAAGTACTTTTATTACTTTTTTTTGGTTTAATATCATTTGGATTTGCACCTATCCTGGTTCGTTTTGGAACAGATGTTGAACCATTGGTATTGGCGGCCCTTCGCACAGTATTTGCTGTAATTTTACTATTGCCTTTCTGGCTTTCAAAAGGGCTCCCGGTTAAGCAGCTCAAAAAAAGTGGAGTTCACCTGTTTTGGTTGATTGGTGCAGGATTTTGCCTTGGACTTCATTTCACATTTTGGATCGCTTCCCTGCACTATACCTCGGTAGCTTCGGCATCCGTACTGGTTACTATTCATCCGGTGATTTTAATTATGGCTGAGAGTATTTTGTTCAAGCGATCATTTCGTCCAATAGTTTGGGTAGGCGTATTTGTAGCATTTGGCGGATCAGCGTTTCTTGGTATTGCCGATAAAACATTAGCAGAACAGTTTCCACATGCGTTATTCGGGAATACACTGGCGTTTTCTGCCGCAATTATTTTTGTGATCTATTTTCTAATCGGCCGCAAAATCAGGCAGCATTCAGAATGGATTGATTACGTATTCCATGTGTATTTCTATGCGGCAATAACCTGTACTATTCTATCTTTTGTATGGATAGGTAGTTTACCAGTTGTTACAGGCTCTTCAATAATAGTTGGATTGGCTTTGGCTGTTGGTCCTACAATTTTAGGTCACGGATCGATGAATTATGCGGTGAAATATTTTTCTCCCACTCTTTTATCTACCCTTATTTTATCTGAAGCAATTTTCGCAGCTGTTGCCGCCTATTTTATTTTTGATGAAATGCCCTCATTACTATCTATTATTGCAATGATAACTATTATTTGTGGTGTGGCATTAACTTGGTCAAAAAGGCTCAAATGA
- a CDS encoding ATP-binding protein, with protein sequence MNNATTYQKKVNASTQNLSAIRNFVSRHAEEQGFSSQKVADIQLAVDEAYTNIIKHAYKYDSDQNVIINLEFDDEKMVVTLTDHGLGFDIGKYKKPNLKKQIERKKRGGMGVYLIQKLMDEVSYHAKNHENVLRMCKNRN encoded by the coding sequence TTGAATAACGCAACCACATATCAAAAAAAAGTGAATGCCTCTACGCAGAATCTGTCTGCCATTAGGAATTTTGTGTCCAGACATGCAGAAGAACAGGGCTTTTCTTCACAAAAAGTTGCGGATATCCAGTTGGCCGTTGATGAAGCTTACACCAACATCATTAAACATGCCTATAAATACGATTCAGACCAGAATGTGATCATTAATCTTGAATTTGATGATGAAAAAATGGTTGTAACTCTTACCGACCACGGCTTGGGGTTTGATATCGGAAAATACAAGAAACCAAATCTGAAGAAACAGATTGAGAGAAAAAAAAGAGGCGGAATGGGGGTCTATTTAATTCAAAAATTGATGGATGAAGTTTCCTACCATGCCAAAAATCATGAGAATGTACTTCGAATGTGTAAGAACAGAAATTAA
- a CDS encoding Gfo/Idh/MocA family oxidoreductase — protein MKKFDKKDSISGISRRDFLGKSAAFAAGFSVLPSKVVSGLGHRAPSDKLNIAGVGVGGRGAAVLRAMKETENIVALCDVDWRYSQSTFDEYPDAAKYWDWRVMFDEMGDDIDAVVVATSDHSHATIAAHAMTMGKHVYVEKPLTHTVYESRLLTNLAAEYGVATQMGDQGASGEGINLVTEWVQNGVIGEVTKIEAFTDRPIWPQGLNVPEEEQQVPDTMNWDLFIGPAEMRPYNEIYTPWNFRGWWDFGTGALGDMACHILHAPFKSLELGYPTRVQGSSTLLLQESAPTAQRVRLTYPERETSMGTLPEVEVHWYDGGLQPLKPEGWPEGRDMNHRGGGVLMHGTKDTLVHGCYGSDPWLLSGK, from the coding sequence ATGAAAAAATTCGATAAAAAAGATTCAATAAGCGGAATTTCCCGCAGAGATTTCTTGGGCAAATCGGCTGCTTTTGCTGCTGGATTTTCCGTACTGCCAAGCAAAGTAGTTAGCGGCCTGGGACATCGTGCACCCAGTGATAAACTAAATATTGCCGGTGTTGGTGTTGGTGGCCGTGGGGCCGCAGTTCTCAGAGCTATGAAAGAGACAGAAAACATAGTTGCTCTCTGTGATGTAGACTGGAGATACTCACAAAGTACGTTTGATGAATATCCCGACGCTGCAAAATACTGGGACTGGAGAGTAATGTTTGATGAAATGGGTGATGATATTGACGCGGTTGTTGTCGCTACATCAGACCATAGCCATGCAACTATTGCCGCTCATGCCATGACCATGGGCAAACATGTGTATGTTGAAAAGCCTTTAACCCACACCGTATATGAATCCCGATTACTCACAAACTTAGCTGCAGAATATGGTGTAGCCACACAAATGGGAGATCAGGGTGCATCTGGCGAAGGCATTAATCTTGTAACAGAATGGGTTCAAAATGGTGTAATTGGTGAGGTAACTAAAATTGAAGCATTTACCGACCGCCCCATTTGGCCACAAGGTTTGAATGTACCTGAAGAGGAGCAACAAGTACCCGATACAATGAACTGGGATCTTTTTATTGGACCCGCTGAGATGAGACCCTACAACGAAATTTATACACCATGGAATTTCCGCGGTTGGTGGGATTTTGGAACCGGTGCGCTGGGTGATATGGCCTGCCATATTTTGCATGCTCCGTTCAAATCACTTGAACTTGGTTATCCAACAAGAGTGCAAGGTAGCTCAACTCTGCTTCTCCAGGAATCAGCTCCTACAGCACAACGAGTTCGATTGACCTACCCAGAACGAGAAACCAGCATGGGTACACTTCCTGAAGTGGAAGTACACTGGTATGATGGTGGTCTGCAACCCCTTAAGCCTGAAGGCTGGCCAGAAGGAAGAGATATGAACCATCGCGGCGGTGGTGTATTGATGCACGGAACAAAAGATACACTTGTTCACGGTTGCTATGGATCCGATCCGTGGTTACTGTCCGGCAAATAA